ATCAAAACCAGTAAATAAAGATACTTTATACCAAAATATTAAAGCATTAGTATAATCGCTGTCAAACAATTATAGAAAACTATAATTTTACTCCTATTTGATTAGAAATTTAAGGTTCAAATCATTAGGAGTAAACTTTTTTTATGTTTACTTTTGCCTCGTTTTTAAATATACTTTACAAAATGGTAAAAGATTTATTCGAAAGAATACAAAACAATAAAGGTCCATTAGGAAAATGGGCATCTCAAGCCGAAGGTTATTATGTATTCCCAAAACTGGAAGGCGAACTTGGACCAAGAATGAAATTTCACGGAAAAGAAATCCTTAACTGGTCAATCAACGATTATTTAGGCTTAGCCAATCATCCAGAAGTTAGACAAGTAGACACTGAAGCTGCGGCTCAATATGGTGCTGCTTACCCAATGGGTGCAAGAATGATGAGTGGTCATACTGACATTCACGAACAATTAGAAAGAGAATTAGCGGCTTTTGTTCAAAAAGAATCGGCTTATTTATTGAATTTTGGTTACCAAGGAATTATGTCAGCTATTGACGCTTTGGTTACTAAAAACGATATTATCGTATACGATGTTGATGCACATGCTTGTATCATTGATGGTGTACGTCTTCACATGGGTAAACGTTTTACCTACAAGCACAACGATTTAGAAAGCATGGAGAAAAACCTTCAACGTGCTACTAAAATGGCACAAGAAACTGGTGGTGGAATTCTTTTCATTACTGAAGGTGTTTTTGGAATGCGTGGTCAACAAGGAAAGTTGAAAGAAATTGTAGAAATGAAAAAGAAATACAATTTCCGTCTTTTGGTTGATGATGCACATGGTTTTGGAACATTAGGAAAAACTGGTGCTGGTGCTGGTGAAGAACAAGGTTGTCAAGATGGCATTGATGTTTACTTCTCTACGTTTGCTAAATCTATGGCAAGTATTGGTGCTTTTCTTGCTGCCGATAAAGACGTTATCGATTATTTGAAATACAATTTACGTTCTCAAATGTTTGCTAAATCGTTACCAATGATTCAAACTGTTGGAGCATTGAAAAGATTACAATTATTGAGAGATAACCCAAGCTTGAAAGACAAACTTTGGGAAAATGTAAACGCTTTACAAAACGGATTAAAAGCCCACGGATTTAACATTGGTGATACCAACACATGTGTAACTCCAGTTTATCTTGAAGGTTCTATTCCTGAAGCAATGGTAATGGTGAATGACTTACGCGAAAACTATGGAATCTTTCTTTCTATAGTAGTATATCCAGTTATCCCGAAAGGAATCATCTTATTAAGAA
The window above is part of the Flavobacterium sp. PMTSA4 genome. Proteins encoded here:
- a CDS encoding aminotransferase class I/II-fold pyridoxal phosphate-dependent enzyme, whose translation is MVKDLFERIQNNKGPLGKWASQAEGYYVFPKLEGELGPRMKFHGKEILNWSINDYLGLANHPEVRQVDTEAAAQYGAAYPMGARMMSGHTDIHEQLERELAAFVQKESAYLLNFGYQGIMSAIDALVTKNDIIVYDVDAHACIIDGVRLHMGKRFTYKHNDLESMEKNLQRATKMAQETGGGILFITEGVFGMRGQQGKLKEIVEMKKKYNFRLLVDDAHGFGTLGKTGAGAGEEQGCQDGIDVYFSTFAKSMASIGAFLAADKDVIDYLKYNLRSQMFAKSLPMIQTVGALKRLQLLRDNPSLKDKLWENVNALQNGLKAHGFNIGDTNTCVTPVYLEGSIPEAMVMVNDLRENYGIFLSIVVYPVIPKGIILLRMIPTASHTLQDIEETLTAFDAIREKLVNGTYKKLADANVENVS